One genomic region from Streptomyces venezuelae encodes:
- a CDS encoding Lrp/AsnC family transcriptional regulator produces the protein MESLDEIDRAILDLLQADGRLTGAEVGRRVGLSQPAAGARIQRLEKNGIITGYRAVVAPAAVGLNIHAVVRLRTTHAQLTQALTVAARTPEVVSTLRVTGEDCLLLDVYCSHAERLEQVVDSLARYGPVTTSLVLRSYPPKSLPMAPSTTP, from the coding sequence ATGGAATCACTCGACGAGATCGACCGTGCCATCCTGGACCTGCTCCAGGCCGACGGCCGGCTCACCGGAGCCGAGGTCGGACGCCGAGTCGGGCTGTCCCAGCCGGCAGCCGGCGCCCGCATCCAACGACTGGAGAAGAACGGGATCATCACCGGCTACCGCGCCGTCGTCGCCCCAGCCGCAGTCGGACTGAACATCCACGCCGTCGTTCGGCTACGCACCACCCACGCGCAGCTGACCCAAGCGCTCACCGTTGCCGCCCGGACTCCCGAGGTCGTCTCGACCCTCCGCGTGACCGGGGAGGACTGCCTGCTGCTCGATGTGTACTGTTCTCACGCCGAACGCCTTGAGCAGGTTGTGGACTCCCTCGCCCGCTATGGACCGGTCACCACGTCCTTGGTCCTGCGCAGCTACCCACCCAAGTCGTTGCCGATGGCACCGTCGACAACGCCCTGA
- a CDS encoding TetR/AcrR family transcriptional regulator, translating into MANTPQPGTRERIVRAASLLMQRQGYEGTGIKQVAQEAEATLGSVYHFFPGGKQAVGVAAVQHADQEFADLLSASLSGEADPAKAIAACARALARHLRDSEWVDGCPISATALETTGRVPAIEEAVAQAFQHWRDMVADTLREAGFPQDDAHDLATTVISTLEGAELTAQVFKSETPLTVAGEHLARLIDSYKG; encoded by the coding sequence ATGGCGAACACACCACAGCCGGGCACACGGGAGCGCATCGTCCGCGCGGCATCCCTGCTGATGCAGCGGCAGGGGTACGAGGGGACCGGCATCAAGCAGGTCGCCCAGGAGGCCGAGGCCACGCTCGGCTCGGTCTACCACTTCTTCCCCGGCGGCAAGCAGGCTGTGGGCGTGGCCGCGGTCCAGCATGCCGACCAGGAGTTCGCCGACCTGCTGTCGGCGTCATTGTCCGGAGAGGCCGACCCGGCGAAGGCCATCGCCGCCTGCGCCCGCGCGCTCGCCCGCCACCTGCGCGACTCCGAATGGGTGGACGGCTGCCCGATCAGCGCGACCGCACTGGAAACCACCGGGCGGGTCCCTGCCATCGAGGAGGCCGTCGCCCAAGCCTTCCAGCACTGGCGGGACATGGTGGCAGACACGCTTCGCGAAGCCGGATTCCCGCAGGACGACGCGCACGACCTGGCCACCACTGTCATCAGCACTCTCGAAGGCGCCGAGCTCACCGCACAGGTCTTCAAGAGCGAGACACCGCTGACTGTCGCGGGCGAGCACCTGGCCCGGCTCATCGACTCCTACAAGGGGTGA
- a CDS encoding phosphocholine-specific phospholipase C, with protein sequence MTDIDRRRFLQLTGGAAAFTLLSESIARAAAIPAQGSTGTIQDVEHIVVLMQENRSFDHYFGAMKGVRGFGDPRPVTLPSGKSVWNQADGTKVTLPFRPESAKLGMEFLQGLNHDWAGGQKAFNKGKYDQWIPAKTKATMAYLTREDIPFHYALADAFTICDAYHCSFIGSTDPNRYYLWTGHTGNDGTGGGPVLNNAEAGYGWKTYPERLEAAGISWKVYQDTGDGLNAAGSWGWINDAYRGNYGDNSLLYFNTYRNAQPGNPLYDKARTGTSVKNGDTYLADLRADVQAGRLPKVSWIAAPEAFSEHSNWPSNYGAWYIAQVLDALTSNPDVWARTALFITYDENDGFFDHVVPPYVPASASQGLSTTPTALDHFPGKTGYVAGPYGLGPRVPMIVVSPWSTGGYTCSETFDHTSVIRFMESRFGVQEPQISPWRRAVCGDLTSAFDFTRTNTQPAPLPPTAGYYPPDRNRHPDFLATAPATGTMPRQEPGAKPTRPLKYAPYVDGAADIAAGTYRLSFGSGPSAGAQFYVTSANRTDAPWTYTTEAGKSLSDTWNTKYSKGLTDLTVHGPNGFLRHFRSPGKTAVPEVTARHNPTTGNLDLTFTNAGTAEARLTVTHAYAGGPATVVVPRGATVTHTVDLTSSRAWYDVTITSNTSADYLRRLAGHVETGAAGVTDPGILTY encoded by the coding sequence ATGACCGACATCGATCGCCGCCGGTTCCTCCAGCTGACCGGCGGTGCCGCCGCGTTCACCCTGCTCTCCGAGAGCATCGCCCGCGCCGCCGCGATCCCGGCGCAGGGCTCGACCGGCACGATCCAGGACGTCGAGCACATCGTCGTCCTGATGCAGGAGAACCGTTCCTTCGACCACTACTTCGGGGCCATGAAGGGCGTGCGCGGCTTCGGCGACCCGCGCCCCGTGACGCTGCCGAGCGGGAAGTCGGTCTGGAACCAGGCGGACGGCACGAAGGTCACCCTGCCCTTCCGGCCGGAGAGCGCCAAGCTCGGCATGGAGTTCCTCCAGGGTCTCAACCACGACTGGGCGGGCGGCCAGAAGGCCTTCAACAAGGGCAAGTACGACCAGTGGATACCGGCGAAGACCAAGGCCACGATGGCGTACCTCACCCGTGAGGACATCCCCTTCCACTACGCGCTGGCCGACGCGTTCACGATCTGCGACGCCTACCACTGTTCGTTCATCGGCTCCACCGACCCGAACCGCTACTACCTGTGGACCGGCCACACCGGCAACGACGGCACGGGCGGCGGCCCGGTCCTCAACAACGCCGAGGCGGGCTACGGCTGGAAGACGTACCCCGAGCGCCTGGAGGCGGCCGGGATCTCCTGGAAGGTCTACCAGGACACGGGTGACGGCCTGAACGCCGCCGGCTCGTGGGGCTGGATCAACGACGCGTACCGCGGCAACTACGGCGACAACTCGCTCCTCTACTTCAACACCTACCGGAACGCCCAGCCCGGCAACCCCCTGTACGACAAGGCCCGCACGGGGACGAGCGTCAAGAACGGCGACACCTACCTCGCCGACCTCCGCGCCGACGTCCAGGCCGGCCGACTGCCCAAGGTCTCCTGGATCGCGGCCCCCGAGGCCTTCTCGGAGCACTCCAACTGGCCGTCCAACTACGGGGCCTGGTACATCGCCCAGGTCCTGGACGCGCTGACCTCGAACCCGGACGTGTGGGCGCGTACGGCCCTGTTCATCACGTACGACGAGAACGACGGCTTCTTCGACCACGTCGTCCCGCCGTACGTCCCGGCCTCGGCGTCCCAGGGTCTGTCGACCACCCCGACGGCCCTGGACCACTTCCCCGGGAAGACGGGATACGTGGCCGGCCCCTACGGCCTCGGCCCGCGCGTCCCGATGATCGTCGTCTCGCCCTGGTCCACCGGCGGCTACACCTGCTCCGAGACCTTCGACCACACCTCGGTGATCCGGTTCATGGAGAGCCGCTTCGGGGTGCAGGAGCCCCAGATCTCCCCGTGGCGGCGAGCGGTCTGCGGCGACCTGACCTCGGCCTTCGACTTCACCCGGACGAACACCCAGCCTGCCCCGCTCCCGCCGACCGCCGGCTACTACCCGCCGGACCGGAACCGCCACCCCGACTTCCTGGCCACCGCCCCGGCCACGGGCACCATGCCCCGCCAGGAGCCGGGCGCCAAGCCCACCCGCCCGCTGAAGTACGCCCCGTACGTGGACGGCGCCGCCGACATCGCGGCCGGCACGTACCGCCTGTCCTTCGGCAGCGGCCCCTCGGCGGGCGCCCAGTTCTACGTGACCTCGGCCAACCGCACGGACGCCCCCTGGACGTACACGACGGAGGCCGGCAAGTCCCTCTCGGACACCTGGAACACCAAGTACTCCAAGGGCCTCACCGACCTCACGGTCCACGGCCCGAACGGCTTCCTCCGCCACTTCCGCTCCCCCGGCAAGACGGCCGTCCCCGAGGTCACCGCCCGCCACAACCCCACCACGGGCAACCTGGACCTCACCTTCACCAACGCGGGGACGGCCGAGGCCCGCCTCACCGTCACCCACGCCTACGCGGGCGGCCCCGCGACGGTCGTCGTCCCGCGCGGCGCCACGGTCACCCACACGGTCGACCTGACCTCCAGCCGCGCCTGGTACGACGTGACGATCACCTCGAACACGTCCGCCGACTACCTCCGGCGCCTCGCGGGGCACGTGGAGACGGGCGCCGCGGGCGTCACGGACCCGGGCATCCTGACCTACTGA
- a CDS encoding NAD(P)H-binding protein produces the protein MIVVTGATGNVGRTLVRLLTEQGHEVTAVSRRITQADAPPGVRAVTADLARPVAGLPATADAVFLLVGGDLMMTGDPTTVVAPFTNYGKIVLLSSQGVVTRPDSLSHGQAFAAYEQAVMDSGTDWTILRPGGFASNAYAWAPSVKASRTVAAPFGDVGLPAIDPDDIAAVAAAVLTRPGHAKASYELTGPASTTPLQRAAAITKAIGEQVTFIDQTREEARAQMLTFMPAPVADTTLDIIGTPTPREQTVSPDVERILGRPATTFADWAKRNAAAFA, from the coding sequence ATGATCGTTGTCACTGGCGCCACCGGAAATGTCGGCCGTACGCTCGTCCGCCTGCTGACCGAGCAGGGACACGAGGTGACCGCGGTTTCGCGCCGTATCACCCAGGCCGATGCCCCGCCCGGCGTGCGTGCCGTCACCGCCGACCTCGCCCGGCCGGTCGCCGGCCTACCCGCCACGGCTGATGCGGTCTTCCTGCTCGTCGGTGGAGACCTCATGATGACCGGCGACCCCACCACCGTTGTCGCTCCATTCACGAACTACGGCAAGATCGTCCTGCTGTCCTCACAGGGTGTGGTCACCCGCCCGGACTCCCTGTCTCACGGACAGGCCTTCGCCGCCTACGAACAGGCCGTCATGGACTCCGGCACCGACTGGACCATCCTGCGCCCGGGCGGCTTCGCCTCCAACGCCTACGCCTGGGCGCCTTCGGTCAAGGCGAGCCGGACAGTCGCCGCGCCTTTCGGGGATGTCGGCCTCCCTGCCATCGACCCCGACGACATCGCCGCCGTGGCCGCCGCCGTCCTGACCCGGCCCGGCCACGCCAAGGCCAGTTACGAACTCACCGGCCCCGCCTCGACCACCCCGCTCCAGCGCGCCGCTGCCATCACCAAGGCCATCGGCGAGCAGGTCACCTTCATCGACCAGACCCGAGAGGAGGCCCGCGCCCAGATGCTCACCTTCATGCCCGCCCCGGTCGCCGACACCACCCTCGACATCATCGGCACCCCCACCCCGCGCGAGCAGACCGTCAGCCCCGATGTCGAGAGGATCCTCGGCCGCCCCGCCACCACCTTCGCCGACTGGGCCAAGCGCAACGCCGCCGCCTTCGCGTGA
- a CDS encoding RBBP9/YdeN family alpha/beta hydrolase — protein MVAYVIIPGIDGSDDRHWQSVWEKRWGPSAVRIAPASWTGPDLPDWCAAIQTAYEVASRRDDQVALVAHSLGCWAAAHWLEQARPDTVVAFLVAPPDPRGPAFPRAAAPTFLSLSARPLPCPSLMVASDDDPYCDRKTSASFAHGWRAQGHLIEGHGHINSDSNLGDWRAGLELLRGLVDC, from the coding sequence ATGGTCGCGTACGTCATCATTCCCGGGATCGACGGTTCGGATGACCGGCACTGGCAGAGCGTGTGGGAGAAGCGATGGGGGCCCTCAGCGGTCCGGATCGCGCCGGCCTCGTGGACCGGGCCGGACCTGCCGGACTGGTGTGCAGCGATCCAGACCGCCTACGAGGTCGCTTCCCGGCGTGACGACCAGGTGGCGTTGGTGGCTCACAGTCTTGGATGCTGGGCAGCCGCACACTGGCTGGAGCAGGCGCGCCCCGACACGGTGGTGGCGTTCCTGGTTGCGCCTCCCGATCCCCGAGGACCGGCGTTCCCGCGCGCGGCCGCTCCGACGTTCCTGAGCCTGTCCGCTCGCCCGTTGCCGTGCCCGAGCCTGATGGTGGCCAGTGACGACGACCCCTACTGCGACCGGAAGACGTCCGCCTCCTTCGCGCACGGGTGGCGGGCACAAGGCCACCTCATCGAAGGCCACGGCCACATCAATTCCGACAGCAACCTCGGTGACTGGCGGGCGGGTCTGGAACTCCTGCGCGGACTCGTCGACTGCTGA
- a CDS encoding alpha/beta fold hydrolase codes for MEHKRIIVNGLDLAYVEAGEGPLALMLHGFDTPRLYRYLMPALAEAGYRAVVPTMRGFAPSQVPPDGSMRLPDLIADANGLHEALGGGSDAVLIGHDWGGFTTWGAAAAAPERWAKVVVNDVPPLEFYDRNSADPDRIERYVHFYFFQMAIADQLVAADDLAYLDWLWDHWTGNVPGYDSTEDRKAMKEGLNTPERLHLGLELYRQNFPAATFGTPEWEMAGVLNKLPSQPTLYLHGTEDPVVDEATLADIVAMLPPGSDGAMIEGAGHHLLAEKPQEVNQRILAFLAR; via the coding sequence ATGGAACACAAGCGGATCATCGTCAACGGCCTGGACCTGGCCTACGTCGAAGCGGGAGAAGGGCCGCTCGCCCTGATGCTGCACGGCTTCGACACGCCCAGGCTGTACCGGTACCTCATGCCCGCGCTGGCCGAAGCGGGATATCGCGCCGTGGTCCCCACCATGCGGGGGTTCGCCCCGTCCCAGGTGCCGCCGGACGGCAGCATGCGCCTTCCCGACCTGATCGCCGACGCCAACGGCCTGCACGAGGCGCTCGGTGGCGGCTCCGACGCCGTCCTGATCGGGCACGACTGGGGCGGCTTCACCACCTGGGGCGCCGCCGCGGCCGCACCCGAGCGGTGGGCCAAGGTCGTCGTCAACGACGTCCCGCCCTTGGAGTTCTACGACCGCAACAGCGCGGATCCCGACAGGATCGAGCGGTACGTCCACTTCTACTTCTTCCAGATGGCCATAGCCGACCAGCTCGTCGCGGCCGACGACCTCGCCTACCTCGACTGGCTCTGGGACCACTGGACGGGGAACGTCCCCGGCTACGACTCCACCGAGGACCGCAAGGCGATGAAGGAGGGTCTCAACACGCCGGAGAGGCTCCACCTCGGCCTGGAGCTCTACCGGCAGAACTTCCCGGCCGCGACATTCGGCACCCCGGAGTGGGAGATGGCCGGCGTGCTGAACAAGCTGCCTTCCCAGCCCACTCTGTACCTCCACGGAACCGAGGACCCCGTGGTCGACGAGGCGACGCTCGCCGACATCGTCGCCATGCTGCCGCCGGGATCGGACGGCGCGATGATCGAAGGCGCCGGCCACCACCTCCTCGCCGAGAAGCCACAGGAAGTCAACCAGCGCATCCTCGCCTTCCTGGCCCGCTGA
- a CDS encoding carboxymuconolactone decarboxylase family protein, whose protein sequence is MATASETPVLDTLAAMTVDSIERCGLAPDMLMIARIAALAASDAPPISYAAHIELAVEVGMTAEQVQDVLVAIAPIVGTARVMTAAGNISAALGIAIAVADAEIESPD, encoded by the coding sequence ATGGCCACTGCTTCGGAAACCCCTGTCCTGGACACCCTCGCCGCCATGACGGTCGACTCGATCGAGCGCTGCGGCCTGGCTCCGGACATGCTCATGATCGCGCGGATCGCGGCCCTCGCCGCCTCGGACGCCCCGCCGATCTCCTACGCGGCCCACATCGAACTCGCCGTCGAGGTCGGCATGACCGCGGAACAGGTGCAGGACGTCCTGGTCGCCATCGCACCGATCGTGGGCACCGCCCGCGTCATGACCGCGGCGGGCAACATCTCCGCGGCGCTCGGCATCGCCATCGCCGTCGCGGACGCCGAGATCGAGTCCCCGGACTGA
- a CDS encoding TetR/AcrR family transcriptional regulator: MTHSQQSVRARVAGAKRQRLVEAAADVVHRQGAERTTIADIARAAEVPVGNVYYYFKTKDELVAAALSEHERHLNLLIGHLSQLTDPRERLKGLIEGWVSQRDLAVRYGCPTGTLAVELGKRDQGGLDVEAGRVVRLLLTWVEGQFRELGQPEPEGLALTLVGAYQGMSLLANALRDPGVMDREGARLTAWIDSLEAA, from the coding sequence GTGACTCACTCGCAGCAGTCTGTCCGTGCCCGAGTCGCCGGCGCGAAGCGGCAGCGACTCGTGGAGGCCGCGGCCGACGTCGTCCACCGGCAAGGCGCCGAGCGCACCACCATCGCCGACATAGCGCGCGCGGCCGAGGTGCCCGTGGGCAACGTGTACTACTACTTCAAGACCAAGGACGAACTCGTCGCCGCGGCACTGTCCGAGCACGAGCGACACCTGAACCTGCTCATCGGCCACCTGAGCCAGCTCACCGATCCTCGTGAGCGCCTCAAAGGCCTGATCGAAGGCTGGGTGAGTCAGCGTGACCTCGCCGTCCGCTACGGCTGCCCGACCGGCACTCTCGCTGTGGAGCTGGGAAAACGCGACCAGGGTGGCCTGGACGTCGAAGCGGGCAGGGTCGTCCGGCTCCTGCTGACCTGGGTGGAGGGTCAGTTCCGCGAGCTCGGCCAGCCGGAGCCCGAGGGCTTGGCCCTTACCTTGGTGGGTGCCTATCAGGGCATGTCCTTGCTGGCCAACGCCCTGCGGGATCCGGGGGTAATGGACCGTGAGGGCGCTCGCTTGACCGCCTGGATCGACTCCCTTGAGGCCGCCTGA
- a CDS encoding RNA polymerase sigma factor: MRADDATLQHAVERAQNGDDEAFADAYRIVQPGLLGYLRGLVGDSAEDVASDAWLEIARDLGRFRGDGAGFRGWTATIARHRALDHLRRLRSRPRTAPFEQEILDLPSPRETAGEALEAMSTAEALALVAGLPRDQAEAVLLRVVVGLDGPAAARVLGKRVGAVRSAAHRGLRRLAKEMLG; this comes from the coding sequence TTGAGGGCGGACGACGCCACTCTGCAGCACGCGGTGGAACGTGCGCAGAACGGTGACGACGAGGCGTTCGCCGACGCGTACCGGATCGTGCAGCCCGGACTCCTGGGATATCTGAGAGGACTGGTCGGCGACTCCGCCGAGGACGTGGCCTCCGACGCGTGGCTCGAGATAGCCCGCGACCTGGGGCGGTTCCGCGGAGACGGCGCGGGGTTCCGCGGCTGGACCGCGACCATCGCCCGCCACCGCGCGCTGGACCATCTGCGCCGTCTGCGCTCCCGGCCGCGTACGGCCCCCTTCGAGCAGGAGATCCTCGACCTGCCCTCACCACGGGAGACGGCGGGCGAGGCTCTGGAGGCGATGTCCACCGCCGAGGCCCTGGCCCTGGTCGCCGGGCTCCCACGGGACCAGGCCGAGGCGGTGCTGCTGCGGGTGGTCGTCGGACTGGACGGACCCGCGGCGGCGCGGGTGCTGGGCAAGCGGGTGGGAGCGGTACGCTCCGCCGCGCACCGCGGGCTGCGGCGGCTCGCGAAGGAGATGCTGGGATGA
- a CDS encoding GAP family protein, translated as MVLDLVVIGLAITLYPLPGMAFVLVVSAPRGVYKGLAFILAWLACLVAVIAMVLLFTGGQPPAPRSPPSFVGLVAMLVIGLGLIGYGEHRRRRRRAAAAAGSPPGSAEDDAGESMKSRMNRPSAWSAAGLAVLLQPWGMVSAAATTVVKADLSHASSFLALLGFCLLATSTLLAMELYMVFAPEKAQRDLIRLRSWMSRHKDQAIVLVCLLLGLWLVGRSLYELTG; from the coding sequence ATGGTCCTCGACCTGGTCGTCATCGGCCTGGCCATCACGCTCTACCCGCTGCCGGGGATGGCCTTCGTACTGGTCGTGTCCGCGCCCCGGGGGGTGTACAAGGGTCTGGCCTTCATCCTCGCCTGGCTCGCCTGCCTGGTGGCCGTGATCGCCATGGTCCTGCTGTTCACGGGCGGACAGCCGCCCGCGCCCCGCTCTCCGCCCTCGTTCGTGGGCCTCGTGGCCATGCTGGTCATCGGCCTGGGCCTGATCGGGTACGGCGAACACCGACGGCGCCGCCGCCGCGCGGCCGCCGCGGCCGGCTCCCCGCCCGGGTCCGCCGAGGACGACGCCGGGGAGTCGATGAAGTCCCGCATGAACCGGCCCTCGGCATGGTCGGCGGCCGGACTCGCCGTCCTCCTGCAGCCCTGGGGCATGGTGAGCGCCGCGGCCACCACCGTGGTGAAGGCCGACCTCTCCCACGCGTCCTCCTTCCTGGCCCTCCTCGGCTTCTGCCTCCTGGCCACCTCCACGCTGCTGGCGATGGAGCTCTACATGGTGTTCGCGCCCGAGAAGGCGCAGCGCGACCTGATACGCCTGCGCTCCTGGATGTCCCGCCACAAGGACCAGGCGATCGTCCTCGTCTGCCTCCTCCTGGGCCTGTGGCTGGTCGGCAGGAGCCTGTACGAACTCACGGGCTGA
- a CDS encoding DUF2252 domain-containing protein, with protein sequence MPRNRKATTAKPAARHATPKERAALGRKARRRAPRSSHAEYGPSADRPDPLTILEAQSSARVPELVPIRYGRMTESPFRFYRGAAAIMASDLAGTPRSGLTAQLCGDAHMLNFRLLASPERRLMFDINDFDETLPGPWEWDVKRLSASLVIAARANGFDDAERARIVRRTVRAYREAMIRLADMRTIDVWYAKIDADRLESLATDQLHKRGRKKLARAMAKARTRDSLQAFDRLTETVDGRPVIAADPPLLVPAGDLMPEFERNALEEQFRDLVRRYGATLQSDRRTLLSSYRLADVARKVVGVGSVGTRCWIFLLLGRDDEDPLFLQAKEADTSVLAPFVGASAYRNQGERVVSGQRLMQATSDIFLGWERVDGIDGRRRDFYVRQLRDWKGIAMPERMRPKDMEAFGDLCGVTLARAHARSGDRIAIAAYLGSGDSFDRALATFAEAYADQNERDHQALLDAVRVGRLPAEELPTP encoded by the coding sequence ATGCCCCGGAACAGGAAGGCGACCACGGCGAAGCCAGCGGCGCGCCATGCCACGCCGAAGGAGCGCGCGGCGCTCGGCAGGAAGGCCCGGCGCCGCGCGCCGCGCTCGAGCCACGCCGAGTACGGGCCGTCCGCCGACAGACCCGACCCGCTGACGATCCTGGAGGCGCAGTCGTCGGCCCGGGTCCCCGAGCTCGTACCGATCCGCTACGGCCGGATGACGGAGTCCCCGTTCCGCTTCTACCGCGGCGCCGCGGCGATCATGGCCTCCGACCTGGCCGGCACTCCCCGCTCGGGCCTCACGGCCCAACTGTGCGGAGACGCGCACATGCTGAACTTCCGCCTCCTCGCCTCACCGGAGCGGCGGCTGATGTTCGACATCAACGACTTCGACGAGACGCTCCCCGGCCCCTGGGAGTGGGACGTCAAGCGGCTTTCGGCGAGCCTCGTCATCGCCGCCCGGGCGAACGGCTTCGACGACGCCGAGCGCGCCCGCATCGTCAGGCGCACGGTCCGCGCGTACCGCGAGGCGATGATCCGCCTCGCGGACATGCGCACCATCGACGTCTGGTACGCGAAGATCGACGCGGACCGCCTGGAGTCCCTGGCCACGGACCAACTCCACAAGCGCGGACGGAAGAAGCTGGCCCGCGCCATGGCGAAGGCCCGCACCCGCGACAGCCTGCAGGCCTTCGACAGGCTCACCGAGACGGTCGACGGCCGGCCCGTGATCGCGGCGGACCCCCCGCTGCTCGTCCCCGCGGGCGATCTGATGCCGGAATTCGAGCGCAACGCCCTCGAAGAACAGTTCCGCGACCTGGTGAGGCGGTACGGCGCCACGCTGCAGTCCGACCGGCGCACGCTCCTGTCGAGCTACCGGCTGGCGGACGTCGCCCGCAAGGTGGTGGGAGTCGGCAGCGTCGGCACCCGCTGCTGGATCTTCCTGCTGCTCGGCCGGGACGACGAGGACCCGCTCTTCCTCCAGGCCAAGGAGGCGGACACCTCGGTGCTCGCCCCGTTCGTCGGCGCGAGCGCGTACCGCAACCAGGGTGAGCGCGTGGTCTCCGGCCAGCGGCTGATGCAGGCCACCAGCGACATCTTCCTCGGCTGGGAGCGCGTGGACGGGATCGACGGCAGGCGCCGCGACTTCTACGTACGCCAGTTGCGCGACTGGAAGGGCATCGCGATGCCGGAGCGGATGCGGCCCAAGGACATGGAGGCCTTCGGCGACCTGTGCGGGGTCACGCTGGCACGCGCGCACGCCCGGTCCGGCGACCGGATCGCGATCGCCGCGTACCTGGGCAGCGGCGACTCCTTCGACCGCGCGCTCGCCACGTTCGCGGAGGCCTACGCCGACCAGAACGAACGCGACCACCAGGCCCTGCTCGACGCCGTACGCGTGGGCCGGCTGCCCGCGGAGGAGCTGCCGACACCCTGA
- a CDS encoding SHOCT domain-containing protein encodes MKDSMVNLAVDYPLLNMFWTMLMIFLWILWFMLLFRIIGDIFRDDELGGWAKAGWTAFVILLPFLGVFVYLIARGKSMGERELTRVRQNEEQFRSYVRETAGTGGGHAEELARLAELKDRGAITEAEFAQAKAKVLAG; translated from the coding sequence ATGAAGGATTCGATGGTGAACCTGGCAGTGGACTACCCGCTGCTCAACATGTTCTGGACCATGTTGATGATCTTCCTCTGGATCCTCTGGTTCATGCTGCTGTTCCGCATCATCGGCGACATCTTCCGCGACGACGAGCTGGGCGGCTGGGCCAAGGCCGGGTGGACCGCGTTCGTCATCCTGCTGCCGTTCCTGGGCGTGTTCGTCTACCTGATCGCCCGGGGGAAGAGCATGGGCGAACGCGAGCTGACCCGGGTCCGCCAGAACGAGGAGCAGTTCCGCTCCTACGTGCGCGAGACCGCCGGGACGGGCGGCGGCCACGCGGAGGAACTGGCCAGGCTCGCCGAACTGAAGGACCGCGGCGCGATCACGGAAGCCGAGTTCGCCCAGGCCAAGGCCAAGGTCCTCGCCGGCTGA